One stretch of Cytophagia bacterium CHB2 DNA includes these proteins:
- a CDS encoding adenosylhomocysteinase, producing MHETEVITPKAAQSGANGKTAVASPHKPDYKVADMSLAEWGRKEIELAEKEMPGLMAIREEFRSQQPLKGARISGSLHMTIETAVLIETLIALGAKVRWASCNIFSTQDHAAAAIAAAGIPVFAWKGETEDEYWWCTEQTLYFENGEGPNMILDDGGDLTYFVHNKMPQFLKGLKGITEETTTGVHALYKMLKEGKLKAPAINVNDSVTKSKFDNLYGCRESLADGIKRATDVMLAGKIAVVAGFGDVGKGSAQSLRGFGSRVIVTEIDPICALQAAMEGFEVATIEDYIATADIFVTATGCRDIITIEHLTKMKDGAIVCNIGHFDVEIQVAQLNAFPGIKKVEIKPQVDKYIFPDGHEILLLAEGRLVNLGCASGHPSFVMSNSFTNQVLAQIELFNNKYEVGVYMLPKKLDEKVARLHLDKLGVKLTKLTPTQAEYLDIPVEGPFKPAHYRY from the coding sequence ATGCACGAAACCGAAGTCATTACTCCCAAAGCAGCGCAATCCGGCGCGAACGGCAAAACCGCTGTTGCCAGCCCGCACAAACCCGACTATAAAGTCGCTGATATGTCTCTCGCCGAGTGGGGACGCAAGGAGATCGAATTGGCCGAAAAAGAAATGCCCGGCCTGATGGCGATACGCGAGGAATTCCGCAGCCAGCAGCCGCTCAAAGGGGCGCGCATTTCCGGCTCGCTACACATGACGATTGAAACCGCGGTGCTGATCGAAACCCTGATCGCGCTTGGCGCAAAAGTGCGCTGGGCGTCATGCAACATCTTTTCGACGCAAGATCATGCCGCCGCCGCGATCGCCGCTGCCGGCATTCCCGTATTTGCCTGGAAAGGTGAGACCGAGGATGAATACTGGTGGTGTACCGAACAAACGCTGTACTTCGAGAACGGCGAAGGTCCGAACATGATTCTCGATGACGGCGGCGACTTGACATACTTTGTGCATAACAAAATGCCGCAGTTTCTCAAAGGTCTCAAAGGCATCACCGAAGAGACGACCACGGGTGTGCACGCGCTTTATAAAATGTTGAAGGAAGGCAAACTCAAGGCCCCGGCCATCAACGTCAACGATTCGGTGACGAAAAGCAAGTTTGATAATCTCTATGGCTGCCGCGAATCGCTGGCTGATGGCATCAAGCGCGCAACCGATGTGATGCTGGCCGGCAAGATTGCCGTGGTGGCCGGTTTTGGTGATGTCGGCAAAGGCTCGGCGCAATCGCTGCGGGGCTTCGGCAGTCGCGTAATCGTGACTGAGATCGATCCCATCTGCGCGCTGCAAGCCGCCATGGAAGGCTTTGAAGTGGCGACCATCGAAGATTACATTGCGACCGCGGACATTTTCGTTACCGCAACGGGTTGCCGCGACATCATCACCATCGAGCATCTCACGAAGATGAAAGACGGCGCGATTGTGTGCAACATCGGGCATTTTGATGTCGAGATTCAAGTCGCGCAGCTCAACGCGTTTCCCGGCATCAAGAAAGTCGAGATCAAGCCGCAGGTTGACAAATACATTTTCCCCGATGGCCATGAGATTCTGCTGCTTGCGGAAGGCCGGTTGGTTAACTTGGGCTGCGCCAGCGGCCACCCCTCGTTTGTCATGTCGAATTCATTCACCAATCAGGTGTTGGCGCAAATCGAGCTGTTTAACAACAAATATGAAGTGGGCGTTTATATGCTGCCCAAGAAGCTCGATGAGAAAGTCGCGCGGCTGCATCTGGACAAGCTGGGCGTGAAGCTCACGAAATTGACGCCGACGCAAGCCGAGTATTTGGACATTCCGGTGGAAGGGCCGTTCAAGCCGGCGCATTATCGTTATTGA
- a CDS encoding metalloregulator ArsR/SmtB family transcription factor → MLQIFKALADETRLRLLAILAQGDFNVNELIEILRMGQSRISRHLKILADSGLVSSRREGNWTFYSLTQPNGNLDLSEAIHLALKGGRKLNSYAMDLQQIESIVQHRRAESQKYFDRVGPEWERLQHEVLDSANYREQVLHYLPERRQAAADLGAGAGLLLPALARRFTNVIAIDSSRTMLKVAADYMNKEMPEALNRCDFRLGELEHLPIPDASVDAAVACMVLHHISQPQAALLEVFRILKRGGVLVLADLLQHDIAEMREKYADLWLGFKRADLNKWLQAAGFTALKSEILTKHEPMKVLIFQATKP, encoded by the coding sequence ATGCTGCAGATTTTTAAAGCGCTGGCAGATGAAACGCGGCTTCGGCTTTTGGCAATTCTAGCGCAGGGTGATTTCAATGTCAATGAATTGATTGAAATTCTGCGGATGGGACAGTCGCGCATCTCCCGGCATCTCAAAATTCTGGCGGATTCCGGGTTGGTTTCCAGTCGCCGGGAAGGGAATTGGACGTTTTACTCGCTGACGCAACCGAACGGCAACTTGGACTTGTCCGAAGCAATTCATCTTGCCTTAAAGGGCGGCCGCAAGCTCAATTCCTATGCAATGGATTTGCAGCAGATCGAATCCATTGTGCAGCATCGCCGCGCCGAGAGTCAGAAATATTTTGATCGTGTTGGGCCGGAATGGGAACGTTTGCAGCACGAAGTGTTGGACAGCGCTAACTATCGCGAGCAGGTGCTGCATTACTTGCCGGAACGCCGGCAGGCGGCTGCAGATCTTGGCGCCGGCGCGGGGTTGTTGCTGCCGGCTTTAGCGCGGCGTTTCACAAATGTGATTGCGATTGATTCCTCGCGCACGATGCTCAAGGTGGCTGCAGATTATATGAACAAAGAAATGCCCGAGGCGCTTAACCGTTGTGATTTTCGTCTGGGCGAACTTGAGCATTTGCCGATTCCGGATGCTTCGGTTGACGCGGCAGTGGCGTGTATGGTTTTGCATCACATTTCGCAGCCGCAGGCCGCGCTCTTGGAAGTGTTTCGGATACTCAAACGCGGCGGGGTATTGGTGCTCGCCGATCTCTTGCAGCACGATATTGCTGAAATGCGCGAAAAATACGCGGATTTGTGGCTCGGCTTCAAGCGCGCCGACTTGAACAAGTGGCTGCAAGCTGCGGGTTTTACTGCGCTCAAATCAGAAATTTTAACTAAACATGAACCCATGAAAGTTCTCATCTTTCAAGCAACCAAACCATGA
- a CDS encoding tetratricopeptide repeat protein has product MSPQTAQKFVTATLTLSDIRHHDAEIHELIVSKKSPALIAEYLKRKFGNSSQLQVKIAENQAELKWSIPSSDPEAENLHREAMAYAKQRDFSKAITRWTQALAKNPHDPDYYFNLGIACFANKNYKEAVENFQQAVALCPIYHRAHLILGTILLKMRKFADAEGHLKESIYFDPRNALAHLNLGAVYSILKKYKEGIASFQRAIELSPNEVRAYFGLAKIFAILGDTENANLNYRKVIELDNQGTLAAHAKRGIVTTGPAVEVADLESLYSEGYKAFLYSDFKGAARMYQKYLEKKPDDDQVWAVLGVALQRAGAPDRALKAFAQAGKLNPTKGLYFKQLGIACDLVDRPAEALKAFEQAGELGKGDSVMLAVWGKNLIKLNRLTEAIPQLERAVKLNRSNLLAHYYLATALMKMNEVERAITHLEAVMGAKVNTPLKEQAQELRRKVG; this is encoded by the coding sequence ATGAGCCCTCAAACGGCGCAAAAATTCGTTACAGCCACCTTAACGCTCTCCGATATTCGCCATCATGATGCTGAAATTCACGAGCTAATCGTCTCCAAAAAATCCCCGGCGCTTATCGCGGAGTACCTCAAGCGCAAATTCGGCAACAGCAGCCAGTTGCAGGTGAAAATCGCTGAGAATCAAGCGGAGCTGAAGTGGAGCATACCCTCCTCCGATCCCGAGGCGGAGAACCTGCATCGCGAGGCGATGGCCTATGCCAAGCAGCGTGATTTCAGCAAGGCCATTACACGTTGGACGCAGGCGCTCGCAAAAAACCCTCACGACCCGGATTATTATTTCAATCTCGGCATTGCCTGTTTTGCGAATAAAAATTACAAAGAGGCGGTTGAGAATTTTCAACAGGCGGTTGCGCTTTGCCCGATTTATCATCGCGCCCACTTGATTTTGGGCACGATTCTGTTGAAGATGCGAAAGTTTGCCGATGCCGAAGGCCATCTGAAAGAGAGCATTTATTTCGATCCGCGCAACGCGCTCGCCCATCTCAATCTCGGCGCAGTCTACAGCATTCTCAAAAAATACAAAGAGGGCATCGCCAGTTTTCAGCGCGCGATCGAACTTTCACCCAACGAGGTGCGCGCATATTTCGGGCTGGCAAAAATTTTTGCGATTTTGGGCGACACCGAGAACGCCAATCTCAATTATCGCAAAGTCATCGAGCTTGATAATCAAGGCACACTCGCGGCGCACGCGAAGCGCGGCATCGTCACCACGGGGCCTGCCGTTGAAGTCGCGGATCTGGAGAGTTTGTACTCGGAGGGTTACAAGGCCTTTTTGTATTCTGATTTCAAGGGCGCGGCGCGGATGTATCAAAAATATCTCGAAAAGAAACCGGATGATGATCAGGTTTGGGCGGTGCTGGGTGTGGCCTTGCAGCGCGCCGGCGCGCCGGATCGCGCGTTGAAAGCCTTTGCGCAAGCCGGCAAGCTCAACCCGACAAAAGGGCTTTATTTCAAGCAGCTCGGTATTGCCTGCGATTTGGTTGATCGGCCGGCGGAGGCCTTAAAAGCGTTCGAACAAGCCGGTGAGTTGGGCAAGGGGGATTCTGTGATGCTGGCGGTGTGGGGAAAAAATTTGATCAAGTTGAATCGTCTCACCGAGGCGATCCCGCAGCTCGAACGCGCCGTGAAGCTGAACCGCTCGAATCTCTTGGCGCATTATTACCTGGCAACCGCGCTGATGAAAATGAATGAAGTCGAGCGCGCGATCACGCACCTCGAAGCGGTGATGGGCGCCAAAGTCAACACGCCGCTGAAGGAACAAGCGCAAGAATTGCGGCGCAAAGTGGGTTAA
- the folD gene encoding bifunctional methylenetetrahydrofolate dehydrogenase/methenyltetrahydrofolate cyclohydrolase FolD, with amino-acid sequence MSAVIIDGKRIAEQIKAELIEKVRALQQRGVTPGLAAVLVGDDPASAVYVGSKARMCESLGLFSEVHKLEHKTSEAALLDLIAKLNQDAKIHGILVQLPLPKHINTQRVLAAISPEKDVDGFNPVNRGKLQNGEETFIPCTPAGVSELLQRSGFPVSGKHVVILGRSGIVGMPLAVLLAQKRPQANATVTICHSATTNLPQITRQADILVAAIGQAKYVTADMVKEGVVVIDVGMNRVTDITAAKGYRLVGDVDFEAVKSKAAGITPVPGGVGPMTIIMLMQNTVSAAERLATQMRQ; translated from the coding sequence ATGTCAGCAGTTATCATAGACGGCAAACGCATCGCCGAGCAGATCAAAGCCGAGCTGATTGAAAAGGTTCGTGCACTGCAGCAAAGAGGCGTGACGCCGGGCTTGGCGGCGGTTTTGGTAGGAGATGATCCGGCCTCCGCTGTTTATGTCGGCTCAAAAGCCAGGATGTGTGAAAGCCTGGGATTGTTTTCGGAAGTTCATAAATTGGAGCACAAGACTTCCGAAGCGGCGCTGCTCGATCTGATTGCAAAGTTGAATCAAGACGCAAAGATTCATGGCATTCTCGTGCAACTGCCGTTGCCGAAGCACATCAATACACAACGCGTGCTGGCGGCGATTTCACCGGAGAAAGATGTTGACGGGTTTAATCCGGTGAATCGCGGCAAACTGCAAAACGGCGAAGAGACCTTCATTCCTTGCACACCCGCCGGTGTTTCTGAATTGTTACAGCGCAGCGGTTTTCCGGTCTCAGGAAAGCACGTCGTCATTTTGGGGCGCAGCGGAATCGTCGGCATGCCGCTGGCGGTTTTGCTGGCGCAGAAAAGGCCGCAAGCCAACGCCACGGTCACGATTTGCCACTCGGCCACCACAAATTTGCCGCAAATCACCCGGCAAGCGGATATATTAGTCGCGGCAATCGGCCAGGCCAAGTATGTCACCGCTGACATGGTGAAAGAAGGGGTCGTGGTAATTGATGTCGGCATGAATCGTGTCACAGATATTACAGCGGCTAAAGGTTATCGCCTGGTTGGCGATGTTGATTTCGAGGCTGTCAAAAGCAAGGCGGCGGGGATCACCCCGGTTCCCGGCGGCGTCGGCCCGATGACCATCATAATGTTGATGCAGAATACGGTAAGCGCAGCAGAGCGTCTCGCAACACAAATGCGCCAGTAG
- a CDS encoding TIGR00282 family metallophosphoesterase, whose translation MKEVEAWTLLFIADIIGKPGLEILTRLLPELKQTYQPDLIVANGENAAEGKGITAALAKQYFELGIDVITGGNHTWENPDVFKIWQKDEPESGRVLRPANYPPANPGRGYALVDLEEGVKAAVINLQGRTYLYQIDCPFRIADDILRRIERQASVVIVDFHAEATAEKMALGWYLDGRVSAVIGTHTHVPTADEKILAGGTAYITDVGMTGPFDSVIGMKKETAIKRFMRAVPMRFEPASGEVRLCGVIVRISKETMKAVTIERLFLE comes from the coding sequence ATGAAAGAAGTGGAAGCGTGGACGCTGCTGTTTATCGCAGATATTATCGGCAAGCCTGGCTTGGAGATCCTCACACGGCTGCTGCCGGAATTGAAGCAGACATATCAGCCGGATTTGATTGTCGCCAACGGCGAAAATGCGGCGGAGGGAAAAGGCATTACTGCCGCGCTGGCCAAGCAATATTTTGAATTGGGCATCGACGTTATCACCGGCGGCAATCACACGTGGGAAAATCCGGACGTCTTTAAAATTTGGCAAAAGGATGAACCGGAAAGCGGGCGTGTGCTGCGCCCGGCAAATTATCCCCCCGCGAATCCCGGACGCGGATATGCGCTCGTCGATCTGGAAGAGGGCGTCAAAGCCGCCGTCATCAATTTGCAAGGCCGGACTTATCTTTATCAAATTGATTGCCCGTTTCGCATTGCGGATGATATCCTGCGGCGCATCGAACGCCAGGCCAGCGTTGTGATTGTTGATTTTCATGCCGAGGCCACCGCAGAAAAAATGGCGCTGGGCTGGTATCTGGATGGCCGAGTGAGCGCTGTGATTGGGACGCATACCCATGTGCCCACAGCGGATGAAAAAATCCTAGCAGGCGGCACGGCCTACATCACGGATGTCGGCATGACCGGGCCGTTTGACTCCGTCATCGGTATGAAAAAAGAAACCGCCATCAAACGTTTCATGCGCGCGGTGCCGATGCGCTTCGAGCCGGCGAGCGGCGAAGTCAGGTTGTGCGGGGTGATCGTGCGCATCAGCAAAGAGACGATGAAGGCCGTAACTATCGAACGGTTGTTTTTGGAATAA